A single genomic interval of Microbulbifer variabilis harbors:
- a CDS encoding GAF domain-containing protein — protein MSLNKFYSSLNSQLEGLLSAERDWLANTANASALLFMELEDINWAGFYFLHGDELRLGPFQGKPACTRIPVGAGVCGTAVSSGESQLVEDVHQFPGHIACDAVSASEVVVPLYDNNGHCLGVLDIDSPTVARFTAEDLAGLQGFAQVLLKSSDLPQS, from the coding sequence ATGTCGTTAAATAAATTCTACTCATCGCTCAATAGTCAACTCGAAGGTCTGCTATCCGCCGAGAGGGATTGGCTGGCCAATACTGCCAATGCCAGCGCTCTGTTGTTTATGGAGTTGGAGGATATCAATTGGGCGGGCTTCTACTTTTTGCATGGTGATGAACTGCGTCTGGGACCCTTTCAGGGCAAGCCCGCCTGTACTCGTATTCCCGTAGGTGCCGGAGTTTGCGGTACGGCGGTATCCAGCGGAGAGTCTCAACTGGTAGAGGATGTGCACCAGTTTCCAGGCCATATCGCCTGCGATGCAGTTTCTGCTTCTGAAGTGGTCGTTCCACTTTACGATAATAACGGCCACTGCCTTGGGGTGCTCGATATCGATAGCCCGACCGTTGCCCGTTTCACCGCAGAAGACCTGGCTGGCTTACAGGGCTTTGCCCAAGTACTGCTGAAATCTTCAGACCTGCCACAAAGCTAA
- a CDS encoding Wadjet anti-phage system protein JetD domain-containing protein, translating to MEKTLPYWVEENPLLIGILNFILDRRDSQLERGKEARISFRLDLRAGSKRWLEVLEPLRDPDQDEQELWNELQHFASEYQCFAVKPNPKRRPGVAEWQGAQLIFRDASEEQLRLWLNRPSPNLRKSAWISLLEPYVDRFENPAAFPVEGLELQAGFDSAEEVVSCWAAISRELIFAEQITWRQLAARCFKGDSKYLDLPSRQSLVRNLFPELSRKIRERQLLLHAYLPEQFAQVIFIENQDTFISLAELQPSSTALVYSEGYQGGAERIRNCGITRFSTINSATTVSRQQFSQWWYGDNLGSLPVFFWGDLDYEGLRIAAALKKSFPELQCWRPGYDLLLNSLHAGKAHSPDLAEKFGQKPIEMIGCQYADDYLIPAISANNCFVDQEAVKTEALLETLP from the coding sequence ATGGAAAAGACATTGCCCTATTGGGTAGAGGAAAACCCGCTGTTAATCGGCATCCTGAATTTTATTCTGGATCGGCGGGACAGCCAGCTGGAACGGGGCAAGGAAGCCCGCATTAGTTTCAGGCTGGATTTGCGCGCTGGCAGTAAGCGCTGGTTGGAAGTGTTGGAGCCCCTCAGAGACCCCGACCAAGACGAGCAAGAGCTGTGGAATGAATTGCAGCACTTTGCCAGTGAGTATCAATGTTTTGCAGTAAAACCGAACCCTAAACGGCGACCGGGTGTCGCAGAGTGGCAGGGCGCTCAGCTGATCTTTCGGGACGCCAGTGAAGAGCAGCTGCGCCTGTGGCTCAATCGTCCATCCCCCAACTTGCGCAAGTCTGCCTGGATCAGTCTGCTGGAGCCCTATGTCGATCGCTTTGAGAATCCCGCGGCTTTTCCCGTAGAGGGTTTGGAGCTTCAAGCGGGCTTCGACTCTGCCGAGGAGGTGGTCTCCTGCTGGGCCGCGATAAGTCGGGAATTGATTTTTGCCGAGCAAATCACCTGGCGGCAATTGGCCGCGCGCTGCTTTAAAGGGGATTCCAAATATCTTGATTTACCTAGTCGCCAGTCCCTGGTGCGTAACCTGTTTCCGGAGCTGAGCCGAAAGATTCGCGAGCGCCAGTTATTACTTCACGCCTACCTGCCGGAACAGTTTGCGCAGGTGATTTTTATAGAGAACCAGGATACTTTTATCAGCTTGGCGGAATTGCAGCCCAGCTCCACGGCGCTGGTGTACAGCGAGGGCTATCAGGGTGGTGCGGAGCGGATTCGCAATTGTGGCATTACTCGCTTTAGCACGATTAATTCGGCCACTACAGTTTCTCGGCAGCAATTTTCACAGTGGTGGTATGGCGATAATTTGGGTTCACTTCCCGTTTTTTTTTGGGGGGATCTGGATTATGAAGGGCTGCGTATAGCCGCCGCGCTGAAGAAAAGTTTTCCTGAGTTGCAGTGTTGGCGGCCCGGCTATGATTTGTTACTCAACTCTCTGCACGCCGGCAAAGCCCATTCTCCCGACTTGGCGGAAAAGTTCGGGCAAAAACCCATCGAAATGATCGGCTGCCAATATGCGGATGATTATTTGATCCCAGCTATCTCGGCTAATAATTGTTTTGTGGATCAGGAGGCCGTCAAAACAGAGGCTTTGCTGGAGACTCTCCCTTAA
- a CDS encoding DUF4194 domain-containing protein translates to MIEQALEEALAQCRLNRSEFSELLVRLLDYGVICRDESVIETTLYDRFQRCEQLVREWLAPLGLRLQHDSRFQFIRVYPPGAEVPGLPDQEEPHHGGFRARLSQQEVAAILALRVEYDKALREGQVDESGYAALSMEALELGMRNLLKMSLPDKHAERKNLLKKLRQLRLVQFSSEEVETSAEVWLRVRPTIAHFVSESVLHQLIDSEVPPAVESGVTQADEIDKAEEAEQEQALERITPEVEDNSLFESEAAS, encoded by the coding sequence GTGATTGAACAGGCTTTGGAAGAGGCCCTGGCGCAGTGTCGCCTGAACCGCAGCGAATTTTCCGAGCTGTTGGTGCGCCTGTTGGATTACGGCGTTATCTGCCGGGATGAAAGCGTTATCGAAACCACCCTTTACGATCGCTTCCAGCGCTGCGAGCAGCTGGTGCGCGAGTGGTTGGCCCCATTGGGATTGCGTTTGCAACACGACAGTCGTTTCCAGTTTATCCGCGTGTATCCGCCCGGCGCCGAAGTGCCGGGTTTGCCGGATCAGGAAGAGCCGCACCACGGCGGCTTCCGCGCCCGCCTCAGTCAGCAGGAAGTGGCCGCGATTCTCGCCCTGCGCGTGGAATACGATAAAGCGCTGCGGGAAGGGCAGGTGGATGAGAGTGGTTACGCCGCGCTATCGATGGAAGCCCTGGAACTGGGCATGCGCAACCTGCTGAAAATGTCCCTGCCGGATAAGCACGCCGAGCGTAAAAACCTGCTGAAGAAATTGCGCCAGCTGCGTCTGGTGCAGTTCAGCAGTGAAGAAGTGGAGACCAGTGCGGAAGTTTGGTTGCGCGTGCGCCCGACCATCGCTCACTTTGTCAGCGAGTCGGTATTGCACCAGCTGATCGACAGCGAAGTCCCGCCCGCAGTAGAGAGCGGGGTCACTCAAGCTGATGAAATTGATAAGGCTGAAGAGGCGGAACAAGAGCAAGCGCTCGAACGCATCACTCCAGAAGTCGAAGATAACAGCCTGTTTGAGAGTGAAGCCGCTTCCTAG
- a CDS encoding DUF3012 domain-containing protein: MKKVLVLICSAVALVALTACEPKRGSDAWCEKMDKVPKGQWTLDDGRDYTKYCVFNQKPEEE; this comes from the coding sequence ATGAAAAAAGTACTTGTTCTGATCTGTTCCGCTGTTGCCCTTGTCGCACTGACCGCCTGTGAGCCCAAGCGCGGCTCCGATGCCTGGTGTGAAAAAATGGATAAAGTGCCCAAGGGCCAATGGACCCTGGATGATGGACGCGACTACACCAAGTACTGCGTCTTCAACCAAAAGCCGGAAGAGGAATAA
- a CDS encoding Wadjet anti-phage system protein JetA family protein has product MFFVDSYQHFFRPLTGKYREQVVECLRLLYERLYTAKADYGESLLREQILEIFAEALTRAPQLDSEDGVQDPEGRFRSLRDQAVWVLNSLVEFGWLEKQVDSATLTATYPFSRRGRLFTQPLVEVNGTRVRTRHRNTRNTLNALEAFASRGEIHDLIDAWEYSERIVADFTDMIAELEERKREMVREVEAQLLVQQATDEFFSFMESRFQPDLAIRLSADSVEKHRDSINRVIDCIRRKEDMQKAEWEKRLRQLLPELVQPGHSLLWLMLDTIEDRMRRACEVKLPALRRALQGFTKRADIIIRQLSYLHSQAEGEFADLCQRLGESQQKTQILEQLGEQLGGFQLRLFDPKQTQLWQRNRRQPVNTRVEDETPIGEENRREIELQQLLDQAFNFNNSNLRDYLSDALGTGRQINSRNLPLRDARDLLAMSHVIEAAAVNQSDAADLQVKFTGEIVSNDYFTEFDEYILELKNSD; this is encoded by the coding sequence TTGTTCTTCGTCGATTCCTACCAGCACTTCTTCCGCCCGCTGACCGGTAAATACCGCGAGCAGGTGGTTGAGTGCTTGCGTCTTTTGTATGAGCGTCTGTACACCGCCAAGGCTGACTACGGCGAGTCTCTGCTGCGCGAGCAGATCCTGGAAATTTTTGCCGAGGCCCTGACCCGCGCGCCCCAACTCGATAGTGAAGATGGAGTGCAGGACCCCGAGGGCCGCTTCCGCAGCCTGCGCGATCAGGCCGTCTGGGTACTGAACAGCCTGGTGGAGTTCGGTTGGCTGGAGAAGCAGGTGGACAGCGCCACGCTCACCGCTACCTATCCGTTTAGCCGCCGGGGCCGCCTTTTCACTCAGCCGCTGGTTGAAGTGAACGGCACCCGCGTGCGCACTCGCCACCGCAATACCCGCAACACCTTAAATGCCCTGGAAGCCTTTGCCAGCCGAGGTGAAATCCACGACTTGATCGATGCCTGGGAATACTCCGAGCGTATCGTGGCGGATTTCACCGATATGATCGCCGAGCTGGAAGAGCGCAAGCGGGAAATGGTGAGGGAAGTGGAGGCTCAATTGCTGGTGCAGCAGGCCACCGATGAGTTTTTCTCCTTTATGGAGAGCCGCTTCCAACCGGACCTGGCTATCCGACTGTCTGCGGACAGCGTGGAGAAGCACCGCGATTCCATCAACCGGGTGATTGACTGCATTCGCCGCAAGGAGGATATGCAGAAAGCGGAGTGGGAGAAGCGCCTGCGCCAACTGCTGCCGGAGTTGGTGCAACCGGGCCACTCCCTGCTGTGGCTGATGCTTGATACCATCGAAGACCGCATGCGCCGCGCCTGCGAGGTGAAGTTGCCCGCTTTGCGCCGCGCACTACAGGGCTTTACCAAGCGTGCGGATATTATTATCCGCCAGCTCAGCTACCTGCACAGCCAGGCTGAAGGTGAATTTGCCGACCTGTGCCAGCGTCTCGGTGAGAGCCAGCAAAAAACACAAATTCTCGAGCAGCTGGGTGAACAGTTAGGTGGCTTCCAGCTGCGCCTGTTTGACCCCAAACAAACCCAGCTGTGGCAGCGCAACCGCCGCCAGCCGGTGAATACCCGGGTTGAAGATGAAACCCCCATCGGTGAGGAGAACCGCCGCGAGATCGAGCTGCAACAATTGCTCGACCAGGCGTTTAATTTCAACAACAGTAACCTGCGGGATTATCTGAGCGATGCCCTCGGCACCGGCCGCCAGATCAACAGCCGCAACCTGCCATTGCGCGATGCGCGTGATCTGCTCGCTATGAGCCATGTGATCGAAGCGGCGGCGGTGAACCAGAGCGACGCCGCCGACTTGCAGGTGAAATTTACCGGTGAAATCGTTAGCAATGACTATTTCACCGAATTTGACGAATATATCCTGGAGCTGAAAAACAGTGATTGA
- the rsuA gene encoding 16S rRNA pseudouridine(516) synthase RsuA, which translates to MASSIRLDKAVSQVTDLSRSDVKRAAKAERISVNGEVITDPAAKVQASDALYLDGEPLHEPGPRYIMLNKPLGYVSATKDGEHPTVLDLIDEPNKARLHIAGRLDIDTTGLVLLTDDGQWSHKVTSPNHHCEKTYYALLAEKIEEDAVAKFAKGIWLNNEKKRTKPAKLEILYANEVRITIGEGRYHQVKRMFAALGNRVIELHRERIGDIFLDEELQEGEYRLLTSEEIASVQ; encoded by the coding sequence TTGGCTAGTTCTATACGGTTGGATAAGGCGGTCAGCCAGGTGACTGACCTCTCCCGTTCCGATGTGAAGCGCGCCGCCAAGGCGGAGCGCATCAGCGTTAACGGCGAGGTCATCACCGATCCGGCCGCCAAGGTACAGGCCAGCGATGCACTGTACCTGGACGGCGAGCCCCTGCACGAACCGGGGCCACGCTACATTATGTTGAACAAGCCCCTGGGCTATGTAAGCGCGACCAAAGATGGCGAACACCCTACGGTGCTGGACCTGATTGACGAGCCCAACAAAGCCAGGCTACATATCGCCGGGCGCCTGGATATCGATACCACCGGGCTGGTGCTACTCACCGATGATGGCCAGTGGTCACACAAAGTGACCTCGCCGAACCACCACTGTGAGAAAACCTATTACGCTCTGCTGGCAGAGAAAATTGAGGAAGATGCGGTGGCAAAGTTTGCCAAAGGTATCTGGCTCAACAATGAAAAGAAAAGAACCAAGCCGGCCAAGCTTGAGATTCTCTACGCTAACGAGGTGCGCATCACTATCGGTGAGGGCCGCTACCACCAGGTCAAGCGTATGTTTGCCGCCCTGGGCAACCGGGTAATCGAACTGCACCGGGAGAGAATCGGCGATATCTTCCTGGATGAAGAGCTCCAGGAAGGCGAATACCGGCTGTTAACTTCTGAAGAAATCGCTTCGGTACAATAA
- a CDS encoding methyltransferase domain-containing protein yields MALLWQKQVGDTCYEVRNHGASVRLYSNGVFHSQWNPRDPLKGSLWELLLLPAFFLPEKRLNSVLLLGVGGGALIRLLQAYTSAKRIVGVDLDPVHLQVARRFFRVKDVELVHADAKEYVADYLQNPSAEPFDLVIDDIFGHFQGVAQRAVPASQEWCANLMRLLHRDGVLVSNFGDLQELRDSAWRQKALRSRLRGAWMAYMPQYENHILAVSRKTLSLAELKKRAPAKINPGSPSCRLYAHHRLLR; encoded by the coding sequence ATGGCACTACTGTGGCAGAAGCAGGTGGGAGACACCTGTTATGAGGTGCGCAACCACGGCGCCAGCGTACGTTTGTACAGCAATGGGGTTTTCCATTCCCAGTGGAATCCCCGCGATCCCCTTAAGGGCTCCCTGTGGGAGCTGCTTCTGCTGCCGGCCTTCTTTCTGCCAGAGAAGCGTCTGAACTCTGTATTGTTATTAGGTGTTGGGGGCGGTGCCTTGATCCGCTTGTTACAGGCTTACACCTCGGCGAAACGTATTGTTGGGGTGGACCTGGACCCGGTTCACCTACAGGTGGCCCGCCGCTTTTTCAGAGTTAAGGATGTAGAGCTGGTACATGCCGATGCCAAAGAGTATGTGGCAGATTACCTGCAAAACCCCTCTGCTGAGCCGTTTGATCTGGTCATCGATGACATATTTGGTCATTTTCAGGGGGTGGCACAGCGCGCCGTGCCGGCAAGTCAAGAATGGTGCGCCAACTTGATGCGCCTATTGCATCGGGATGGGGTTTTAGTGAGTAACTTTGGCGATCTTCAGGAGCTCCGAGACAGTGCCTGGCGTCAAAAGGCTTTGCGCAGCCGTCTGCGTGGCGCCTGGATGGCCTACATGCCCCAATACGAAAATCATATTCTGGCGGTGAGTAGGAAAACGCTTTCCCTGGCGGAGCTGAAGAAGCGCGCTCCAGCTAAAATCAATCCCGGTAGCCCCAGTTGTCGCCTGTATGCTCATCATCGACTTCTGCGTTGA
- a CDS encoding class I SAM-dependent methyltransferase, whose product MPSETLWIADENSKPLLQPGFHFEGDLLTNRWDIAELAQGKVGRSFYNDFHLEELDRRYRRIVYSVSKEKAVVHHIINQAPRFLGEGGELVLLGEKQSGIKSYAAKVAERLDGGKNLQKYGNDYCSVNRVEHPQGGTPIGEEDYPQLRSLPELGGLYSKPGLFGWNKIDKGSALLAQQLTTELPKEGAQVIDLGCGYGYLSARLASLGSFHFTAIDNNAAALLACKKNFQTQGIKGVVLPSDAGAELESGAADLVLCNPPFHQGFQVEGDLTDRFLQQSARLLKITGTALFVVNEFIPLLKKGPRYFSEVQLITKEKGFCVYRLRP is encoded by the coding sequence GTGCCGAGTGAAACCCTGTGGATCGCCGATGAAAACAGCAAGCCTTTACTACAGCCGGGCTTTCACTTCGAAGGTGACCTCCTTACCAACCGCTGGGATATTGCCGAGCTGGCCCAGGGTAAGGTTGGGCGCAGCTTCTATAACGACTTTCACCTTGAAGAGCTGGATCGCCGCTACCGCCGCATTGTTTATTCGGTCTCCAAGGAAAAAGCCGTCGTTCACCATATTATCAACCAGGCCCCACGGTTTCTCGGTGAGGGCGGTGAACTGGTGTTGTTAGGGGAAAAGCAGAGCGGCATTAAAAGCTACGCGGCTAAAGTTGCCGAGCGCCTGGATGGCGGTAAAAATCTGCAAAAGTACGGCAACGATTATTGCAGTGTAAACCGGGTGGAGCATCCCCAGGGTGGAACACCTATCGGTGAGGAGGATTACCCACAGCTACGCAGCCTGCCGGAGCTTGGGGGGCTTTATAGCAAGCCCGGTCTGTTTGGCTGGAATAAGATTGATAAGGGCAGCGCCCTGCTGGCCCAACAGCTCACCACCGAGCTTCCCAAGGAAGGTGCCCAAGTTATCGACCTCGGCTGTGGCTACGGTTATCTCAGTGCCCGACTAGCATCACTGGGGAGCTTCCACTTTACCGCTATCGACAATAATGCCGCAGCCCTACTCGCCTGTAAGAAAAATTTTCAAACTCAGGGTATCAAGGGCGTCGTTCTGCCCTCCGATGCCGGGGCAGAGCTGGAAAGCGGTGCTGCGGACCTGGTGCTGTGCAACCCGCCCTTCCACCAGGGATTCCAGGTGGAAGGCGATCTTACCGATCGCTTTTTGCAACAGAGCGCACGGTTATTGAAAATAACCGGAACGGCGCTGTTTGTGGTGAACGAGTTTATTCCGCTACTCAAGAAGGGGCCGCGTTACTTTTCTGAGGTGCAGTTGATCACCAAAGAAAAAGGCTTCTGTGTATACCGGCTGCGCCCTTAG
- a CDS encoding ATP-binding protein has protein sequence MFLKKLILINWGNIPQLEYDFGPINLFSGGNGSGKTTAADAIQTLMTAAHDTLFTFNPGQDETTQRGRGGKQVRTLASYVLGCDDGSYARVEPTDCYIAGIFHPTSGEDDAEPFTAVMGIRAHLDSSSKPAQARQSDLRFFVFPGEQLVMGDFVRDYTDGKHLLPLDKFNQVLSKQFEKVEQYDKKKAYLRRLYGALRGRRDAVSDREAMHAARTFANFMAYKPVKSINDFVAQEVLEKRDLGDAIRSVSELMKTIHSMEQEARQIVERVSSLEAIAQSVELYREQWLQLRVQEYLCARHRHQRVQKSYLSGKNDQKKLRNDLDNNEREVRVASERVEQLNGQLVELQAQRLGIDALRNKDELEQRINNALSLLSQQHTPMSAEEARWRENREAAEELLNLLNSTSAELEIPAFSDKALVQAIKQVAREEDLPDLHKLLGKDWIDHAALEPLRERAASSEALQNRLFDLLDSSGKAGASDEVSPKEQIAQQASRWEQKVQQLQKQLRTQESRIQHLQANRVRYPQSVEAALAAIREQCPEAEPRVLCDYVEVLDERWQMAIEGYLGGARFSIIVEPEHEARAIRIVRSLPGRNNRARVIQGDKARRDAERLDTPSGSIIELMEFTHKTAEHYLRASYGAVVQVEDEHELRGTRRGLTADGMASGNYSMWRCDMDDAELVFGQGARARALAAQQRAMEQLLEEAAHVNERHQLYRRVTNAVRGLANIKLLSIVDSALAAQREWRSAERALENLDLKDFEQFEQQVDELKAQLKDQQKQLSDLQRKHGSLETKLRSNEKLLYALSGELESLDDAASDSEEMVRRITAIDPTFDAEQVLVTADEQVERAADNFDFSADIESWQGQLEKYSRQLDRAVMEYNATCASVDTLVFEPDLSGGHKDGLFKLISGLGDQVETLRNRLKNNLLVERHDQLLGLKKSFNTTFVTHLCHAIYQSINDGKRVLDDLNKELEHHRFGADRERFRFDYQWVAEFKEYWSFFKAVIELPNLGEEQSLFDTDLAPKHRKVRDRLLSMLLSEDEQVARRELDRISDYRNYRSYEIYKEPEGKEPIALSQYGTGSGGQLETPAYIIRSAAVTSAFRFGESGSHLQMVLVDEAFSKMDESRSKEVIRYLTETLGLQLLFIMPSSKSGPFMDLISNQFVFSKCPSAKPIGQLNTRVYVDRKVCNQERIAELWANHRRAIRQQASLDFMDLVEVEG, from the coding sequence ATGTTCCTAAAAAAACTGATTCTGATTAACTGGGGCAATATCCCGCAGTTGGAATATGATTTCGGCCCGATCAACTTGTTTTCCGGTGGCAACGGTTCCGGTAAAACCACGGCGGCCGATGCTATCCAGACATTGATGACCGCCGCCCACGACACCCTGTTTACTTTTAACCCGGGGCAGGATGAAACCACCCAGCGCGGGCGCGGTGGCAAGCAGGTGCGGACGCTAGCTTCCTATGTACTGGGTTGTGACGACGGCAGTTATGCCCGTGTCGAGCCTACCGACTGTTACATCGCCGGTATTTTCCATCCCACCAGCGGTGAAGACGATGCTGAGCCCTTTACCGCGGTGATGGGTATTCGCGCGCACCTGGATAGCAGCAGTAAACCCGCCCAGGCCCGCCAGAGTGATTTGCGCTTTTTCGTATTCCCCGGCGAACAGTTGGTGATGGGGGATTTTGTCCGGGATTACACCGACGGCAAACACCTGCTGCCGCTGGATAAATTTAACCAGGTCCTAAGCAAGCAGTTCGAAAAAGTAGAGCAGTACGACAAGAAAAAGGCCTACCTGCGCCGCCTTTACGGCGCTCTGCGCGGACGCCGCGATGCGGTCTCCGATCGTGAGGCCATGCACGCCGCGCGCACTTTTGCCAATTTTATGGCCTACAAGCCGGTAAAAAGCATCAACGATTTTGTCGCCCAAGAAGTGTTGGAAAAACGCGATCTGGGTGATGCCATCCGCTCCGTTTCCGAGCTGATGAAAACCATCCACAGCATGGAGCAGGAAGCCCGCCAGATTGTGGAGCGGGTCAGTTCCCTGGAGGCCATCGCTCAGTCGGTAGAGCTCTACCGGGAGCAGTGGTTGCAGTTGCGGGTGCAGGAATATTTGTGCGCACGCCACCGCCACCAGCGGGTACAAAAGAGTTATCTGAGCGGCAAGAACGACCAGAAAAAACTGCGCAACGATCTGGACAACAATGAAAGGGAGGTGCGCGTCGCCTCCGAACGCGTCGAGCAGCTCAATGGTCAGCTGGTAGAGCTTCAAGCCCAGCGCCTGGGTATTGATGCGCTGCGCAATAAGGACGAACTGGAACAGCGTATTAACAATGCCCTGAGCCTTCTGTCCCAGCAGCATACCCCCATGTCTGCCGAAGAGGCCCGCTGGCGCGAGAACCGCGAGGCCGCCGAAGAATTATTAAACCTGCTTAACTCCACCTCCGCCGAGCTGGAAATTCCCGCCTTCTCCGATAAAGCACTGGTGCAGGCGATCAAGCAGGTAGCCCGCGAGGAAGACCTGCCGGATCTGCACAAGCTGTTGGGCAAGGACTGGATTGACCATGCCGCACTGGAGCCACTGCGCGAGCGCGCTGCCAGCAGTGAGGCCCTACAGAACCGCCTCTTCGACCTGCTGGATAGCAGTGGTAAAGCCGGCGCCAGTGATGAGGTTTCTCCCAAAGAGCAGATTGCCCAGCAGGCTTCCCGCTGGGAGCAAAAAGTACAGCAATTGCAAAAGCAGCTGCGCACCCAGGAAAGCCGCATTCAGCATCTCCAGGCCAACCGCGTGCGCTACCCCCAATCGGTGGAAGCGGCCCTGGCCGCAATTCGCGAGCAGTGCCCGGAGGCGGAGCCCCGTGTCCTGTGTGATTATGTGGAAGTGCTGGATGAGCGCTGGCAGATGGCGATTGAAGGCTATCTGGGCGGTGCGCGCTTCTCGATTATTGTGGAGCCGGAACACGAGGCCCGCGCGATTCGTATCGTGCGCAGCCTGCCTGGGCGCAACAACCGCGCCCGGGTGATCCAGGGGGATAAAGCCCGCCGCGATGCGGAGCGTCTGGATACGCCGTCGGGCTCCATTATCGAACTGATGGAGTTCACCCATAAAACTGCCGAGCACTATTTGCGCGCCTCCTACGGTGCCGTGGTTCAGGTGGAGGATGAACACGAGCTGCGCGGCACCCGCCGGGGCCTGACCGCCGACGGTATGGCCAGTGGCAACTACAGCATGTGGCGCTGCGATATGGACGATGCCGAGCTGGTCTTCGGCCAGGGCGCCCGCGCCCGCGCACTGGCGGCGCAGCAGCGCGCTATGGAGCAGTTGCTGGAAGAGGCCGCCCACGTCAACGAGCGCCACCAGCTCTACCGCCGGGTCACCAATGCGGTGCGAGGGTTGGCGAATATCAAGCTGTTGTCCATTGTGGATTCCGCCCTGGCGGCCCAGCGGGAATGGCGTAGCGCCGAGCGGGCTCTGGAAAACCTGGACCTGAAGGACTTCGAGCAGTTCGAGCAGCAGGTCGATGAACTCAAGGCCCAGCTTAAAGATCAGCAGAAGCAGCTGTCGGACCTCCAGCGCAAGCATGGCTCTCTGGAGACCAAGCTGAGAAGCAACGAAAAACTCTTATACGCGCTGTCTGGCGAGCTGGAATCCCTGGACGATGCTGCCAGTGACAGCGAGGAAATGGTAAGGCGCATTACCGCCATCGACCCCACTTTCGATGCCGAGCAAGTGCTGGTTACTGCTGACGAGCAGGTAGAACGTGCGGCCGACAACTTCGACTTCTCAGCGGATATCGAAAGTTGGCAGGGACAGCTGGAGAAATACAGTCGCCAGTTGGATCGCGCGGTGATGGAGTACAACGCCACCTGTGCCAGCGTCGATACCCTGGTATTTGAGCCAGACTTGAGTGGCGGCCATAAAGATGGCCTGTTCAAGTTGATCAGTGGTCTCGGCGATCAGGTAGAGACCCTGCGTAACCGCCTGAAGAACAACCTGCTGGTGGAGCGCCACGATCAACTGCTGGGATTGAAAAAATCCTTTAACACCACTTTTGTAACCCACTTGTGCCACGCTATTTACCAGTCCATTAACGATGGTAAGCGCGTGTTGGATGATCTGAACAAAGAGCTGGAGCACCACCGCTTTGGCGCCGACCGCGAGCGCTTCCGTTTTGACTACCAGTGGGTGGCGGAATTCAAGGAATATTGGAGCTTCTTTAAGGCGGTAATCGAACTGCCGAATCTGGGCGAAGAGCAGAGCCTGTTCGACACGGACCTGGCGCCCAAGCACCGCAAGGTGCGGGATCGCCTGTTGAGTATGCTGCTGAGTGAAGATGAGCAGGTGGCGCGGCGCGAGCTGGATCGAATCAGCGATTACCGCAACTATCGCAGCTATGAGATCTATAAGGAACCGGAAGGCAAGGAGCCGATTGCGCTCAGCCAGTACGGCACCGGTTCCGGCGGCCAGCTGGAAACGCCGGCTTATATTATCCGCTCCGCAGCGGTCACTTCGGCCTTCCGCTTTGGTGAAAGCGGCAGCCATTTGCAAATGGTGCTGGTGGATGAGGCCTTCTCCAAAATGGATGAGTCCCGCTCCAAGGAAGTGATTCGTTACCTGACGGAAACCCTTGGGCTACAGCTGCTGTTCATTATGCCCAGCAGTAAATCGGGGCCTTTTATGGACCTGATCTCGAATCAGTTTGTATTCAGTAAGTGCCCCAGTGCCAAGCCCATCGGCCAGCTGAATACGCGGGTGTATGTCGATCGCAAGGTCTGCAACCAGGAGCGTATCGCCGAACTCTGGGCCAATCACCGCCGCGCGATTCGCCAGCAGGCGTCGCTGGATTTTATGGACCTGGTAGAAGTAGAGGGATAG